The following are encoded together in the Phenylobacterium sp. NIBR 498073 genome:
- the ybaL gene encoding YbaL family putative K(+) efflux transporter, which produces MHHTPLIAMIAAGFASALLLGMLASRLRLSPIVGYLAAGVLVGPYTPGFVGDAEVAAELAEIGVILLMFGVGLHFSYRDLIAVRKIALPGALVQILVATLLGMGLAWWLGWSPAAGLVFGLALSVASTVVLLRALTERQLLDTRSGHIAIGWLIVEDIAMVFALVLLPILAGALSGDTGGPGPLILSLGLTLAKLVAFGVLMIVVGRRLIPWLLARVVRTGSSELFTLSILAAGISIAYGASALFGVSFALGAFFAGMILKESELSHRAAADTLPLRDAFAVLFFVSVGMLFDPAVLVEQPLAVLATALIIIVGKSIAAFAIVKAFRKPTDTAVLISASLAQIGEFSFILVTLGLSLGLLPPAGRDLVLAGAVISIILNPLVFLFGDRARARRAAALAREVEAEREHQPYRTTASDHVIVVGYGRVGRLVVERMKETGRVCVVIEDSLERVEELRTSGFDAVLGNATRAAVLAAAGIGRAKNLIVTVPNSLEAGEIIARGRNANPSLRIVGRAQSDREIQHLQERGADRVIMGEREIARLMSLEV; this is translated from the coding sequence ATGCACCATACTCCGCTGATCGCCATGATCGCCGCCGGCTTCGCGTCCGCCCTCCTCTTGGGGATGCTCGCCAGCCGCCTGCGGCTTTCCCCGATCGTTGGATATCTGGCGGCCGGCGTGCTGGTCGGCCCCTATACGCCTGGCTTTGTCGGCGATGCGGAAGTCGCCGCCGAGCTTGCCGAGATCGGCGTCATCCTGCTGATGTTCGGCGTCGGATTGCACTTTTCCTACCGGGACCTCATCGCGGTTCGGAAGATCGCCCTTCCAGGCGCCTTGGTGCAGATCCTCGTCGCCACCCTGCTCGGCATGGGTTTGGCGTGGTGGCTCGGCTGGTCGCCGGCCGCGGGGCTTGTCTTCGGGCTGGCCCTTTCGGTCGCTAGCACGGTGGTTCTTCTTCGAGCTCTGACAGAGCGGCAACTGCTCGACACACGAAGCGGCCACATCGCCATCGGCTGGTTGATCGTCGAGGACATCGCGATGGTTTTCGCGCTCGTCCTGCTGCCGATCTTGGCTGGGGCTCTGTCAGGCGACACCGGGGGGCCGGGGCCGCTCATCCTCTCGCTGGGGCTTACCCTGGCCAAGCTTGTGGCGTTCGGCGTGCTGATGATCGTCGTCGGCCGGCGCCTCATTCCGTGGCTCCTCGCGCGTGTAGTGAGGACTGGTTCGAGCGAGCTCTTCACCCTGTCGATCCTGGCGGCGGGGATCAGTATCGCCTACGGCGCCTCGGCGCTGTTTGGCGTGTCGTTCGCCCTGGGGGCCTTCTTCGCCGGCATGATCCTCAAGGAATCCGAGCTCAGCCATCGGGCCGCCGCCGACACCCTGCCGCTGCGCGACGCCTTCGCCGTGCTCTTCTTCGTATCGGTCGGGATGCTGTTCGACCCCGCCGTGCTCGTCGAGCAACCCCTCGCAGTTCTTGCAACGGCGCTGATCATCATCGTCGGCAAGTCCATCGCCGCCTTCGCGATTGTGAAAGCCTTCCGCAAGCCTACGGACACCGCCGTCCTCATCTCGGCGAGCTTGGCCCAGATCGGCGAGTTCTCGTTCATCCTCGTCACCCTGGGGCTCAGTCTGGGCCTGTTGCCTCCTGCAGGCCGCGATCTCGTGCTCGCCGGGGCGGTGATCTCCATCATCCTCAATCCCCTGGTCTTCCTGTTTGGGGACCGCGCCCGCGCCCGGCGCGCCGCGGCCTTGGCCCGGGAAGTCGAGGCCGAACGAGAGCATCAACCCTACAGGACCACGGCTTCCGATCATGTGATCGTTGTCGGCTATGGGCGGGTCGGAAGGCTGGTCGTGGAGCGGATGAAGGAGACTGGGCGGGTCTGTGTTGTGATCGAGGACAGCCTCGAACGCGTCGAAGAACTTAGAACGAGTGGCTTTGACGCCGTCCTGGGGAACGCCACAAGGGCGGCGGTTCTTGCCGCGGCTGGCATCGGCCGCGCCAAGAACCTGATCGTCACCGTCCCGAATAGCCTCGAGGCCGGAGAAATCATTGCTCGCGGACGAAACGCGAATCCGAGCCTGCGAATTGTCGGGCGCGCGCAATCCGACCGTGAAATCCAGCATCTGCAGGAGCGAGGCGCGGACCGGGTGATCATGGGCGAGCGAGAGATCGCGCGCTTGATGAGCCTGGAAGTCTAG
- a CDS encoding Fic family protein encodes MGAIFTAESAEKMAPYIHEQGDWPHLTWDHKQLEAQLAAVRLRQGKLIGRMETLGFQRRAEAVLETLTADVLKSSEIEGEQLDKGQVRSSIARRLGMDIGALTPADRHVEGVVEMMLDATQNYGAPLTDERLFAWHAALFPTGRSGMSRILVGAWRDAASGPMQVVSGPIGREHIHFEAPPAERMEAEMSAFLVWFNGDDTLDPILKAALAHLWFVTIHPFADGNGRIARAIADLALARSEGSAQRFYSMSAQIRLERNAYYAILERTQKDGLDITAWLQWFLGCLDRAFDGAETTLANVLRKARFWEALAGQAFNERQKRMLDLLLEGFEGKLTSSKWAIVTKTSPDTALRDIDDLLRRRILVKDPAGGRSTSYSLIETPAEALRAVAAYTRAHAAISAWDGPRMPTPAETAARQRQIEDLAGEIEALAQRSEQAAVTYREFEACLTALHQQGFHPDPPLVSAVAHALSRVA; translated from the coding sequence ATGGGCGCCATTTTCACCGCAGAAAGTGCGGAGAAAATGGCGCCCTACATCCACGAGCAAGGCGACTGGCCCCATCTAACTTGGGACCATAAGCAGCTCGAGGCGCAGCTTGCTGCAGTCCGCCTTCGGCAGGGCAAGCTCATTGGCAGGATGGAGACGCTAGGATTTCAGCGTCGAGCGGAAGCCGTCCTTGAGACCCTCACCGCCGATGTCCTCAAATCGAGCGAGATTGAGGGGGAGCAACTCGACAAGGGCCAAGTCCGCTCCTCTATCGCGCGGCGCCTGGGGATGGATATCGGCGCGCTCACGCCGGCCGACCGACATGTCGAGGGCGTCGTCGAGATGATGTTGGACGCCACCCAAAATTACGGTGCGCCGCTCACCGACGAGCGCTTATTCGCGTGGCACGCCGCGCTCTTTCCGACGGGCCGGAGCGGGATGAGCCGCATCCTGGTCGGCGCGTGGCGCGACGCAGCCTCTGGCCCCATGCAGGTCGTCTCCGGCCCAATCGGGCGTGAGCACATTCATTTTGAAGCGCCGCCTGCCGAGCGGATGGAGGCCGAGATGTCGGCCTTCCTCGTCTGGTTCAACGGCGATGACACTTTAGATCCGATCCTGAAGGCGGCCCTCGCTCACCTTTGGTTCGTCACCATCCATCCCTTCGCCGATGGGAACGGCCGGATCGCGCGCGCCATCGCCGATCTTGCGCTGGCCCGCTCCGAAGGCAGCGCGCAACGCTTCTACAGCATGTCCGCGCAAATTCGCCTCGAGCGGAACGCCTACTACGCCATCCTGGAGCGCACCCAGAAGGACGGCCTCGACATCACCGCCTGGCTGCAATGGTTCCTGGGGTGTCTCGATCGTGCGTTTGACGGCGCCGAGACCACTTTGGCGAATGTCCTTCGTAAGGCGCGCTTCTGGGAGGCCTTGGCGGGGCAGGCGTTCAACGAGCGTCAGAAGCGCATGCTCGACCTGCTCCTTGAAGGATTTGAGGGGAAGCTGACCAGCTCGAAGTGGGCGATCGTAACCAAGACCTCACCAGACACGGCGCTTCGGGACATCGACGATCTTTTGCGCCGCAGGATCCTGGTCAAGGATCCGGCCGGTGGGCGCAGCACGAGCTACTCCTTGATCGAGACGCCTGCGGAAGCTCTGCGGGCCGTCGCCGCCTATACTCGCGCGCATGCGGCCATCTCCGCCTGGGATGGGCCGCGTATGCCGACACCGGCGGAGACGGCGGCGCGCCAGCGCCAGATTGAAGACCTCGCTGGTGAGATTGAGGCGTTGGCGCAGCGCAGCGAGCAGGCTGCCGTGACCTACCGCGAATTCGAGGCTTGTCTCACGGCGCTCCATCAGCAGGGGTTTCATCCCGACCCGCCATTAGTCTCGGCTGTCGCCCACGCTCTAAGCCGGGTGGCCTGA
- a CDS encoding nuclease, translating into MIRSGVVLAMALSVPHLAHADPCTAPLPSAGTVFSGAVRYVGDGDSLCVGSSADPGTWIEVRLSDFYAPELAAPGGHEAKNALSDLAEGRKVSCRAGKRSYDRVVAQCSLNGADLGDLLRRRGVIEGGNGWR; encoded by the coding sequence GTGATCCGCAGCGGCGTTGTCCTTGCCATGGCCCTTTCGGTTCCGCACTTGGCGCATGCTGATCCATGCACGGCGCCGTTGCCGTCCGCCGGGACCGTTTTTTCCGGAGCGGTTCGCTACGTTGGTGATGGAGACAGCCTCTGCGTGGGGTCTTCGGCCGACCCAGGTACATGGATCGAAGTACGTCTGTCGGACTTCTATGCGCCGGAACTTGCCGCGCCGGGCGGGCATGAAGCCAAGAACGCGCTGAGCGATCTTGCCGAGGGCAGGAAGGTTAGCTGCCGGGCGGGCAAGCGTTCCTACGACCGGGTTGTGGCGCAGTGTTCGCTGAACGGCGCCGACTTGGGCGACCTGCTGCGTCGACGTGGTGTGATCGAGGGTGGGAACGGCTGGCGCTGA
- a CDS encoding DUF2779 domain-containing protein: MEHLTKSRIAEYEQCEKRFWLSLHRPELAAVASGALFAGGNQVGGLARALLPNGVAVTEIDAVAAVEQTAELVQAHPDRPIFEAAFRHERVLVRADVLLPEEGGWRMIEVKSSGSVKAYQLADLATQVWVTQGAGLPLAGAVIRHVDTSFTYPGGGDYAGLFKDADVHGELGPLVSGRADLVREAWGLALAGEPAKEPGPHCSDPFECPFTAYCLQNAPTQPDYPVTLLPGVAGKKIAAQLSAAGYNDLRDVPVGAIEPPAQVRIHEATRSGVPYHDRAAFAAAVGAWSFPRHYLDFETIAHVVPPWAGTRPYQAVPFQFSCHVEEADGALTHAGFLDLSGDDPSRACAEALIDCIGDEGAIITYNVAFERGCITGLAARFPDLSDALMARAERLVDALPLVRAHYYHRDMRGSYSIKAVLPVVAPHLSYSDLEGVRDGQGAQIAYLEATAPETTLQRRVQLHGQLSSYCGLDTLAMVELVRALSA; encoded by the coding sequence ATGGAACACCTCACCAAATCTCGGATCGCCGAGTACGAGCAATGCGAGAAGCGCTTCTGGCTCTCCCTGCATCGGCCCGAATTGGCCGCAGTCGCCAGCGGGGCCTTGTTCGCCGGCGGCAATCAGGTCGGAGGACTGGCGCGCGCGCTTCTCCCGAACGGTGTGGCCGTAACTGAGATCGATGCCGTCGCCGCTGTCGAGCAAACGGCCGAGCTAGTTCAGGCTCACCCGGACCGCCCGATTTTCGAAGCCGCGTTTCGACATGAACGCGTCCTTGTGCGGGCCGATGTGCTGCTGCCTGAGGAGGGCGGCTGGCGCATGATCGAGGTCAAGAGCAGCGGGTCGGTGAAAGCCTACCAACTCGCCGACCTCGCCACTCAGGTCTGGGTGACTCAAGGCGCAGGTTTGCCCCTCGCTGGCGCCGTCATTCGGCACGTGGACACCAGCTTCACCTACCCTGGTGGCGGCGATTACGCGGGCCTGTTCAAGGATGCTGATGTCCACGGCGAGCTTGGCCCCCTGGTCTCAGGACGCGCGGACCTGGTCCGCGAGGCCTGGGGACTCGCGCTGGCTGGCGAGCCGGCGAAGGAGCCGGGTCCGCACTGCTCAGACCCTTTTGAGTGTCCATTCACTGCCTATTGCCTACAGAATGCGCCGACGCAGCCTGACTATCCCGTCACACTCCTGCCCGGCGTCGCCGGCAAGAAGATCGCGGCTCAGCTCTCAGCGGCGGGGTACAACGATCTCCGTGACGTGCCGGTCGGCGCTATCGAGCCGCCCGCCCAAGTCCGCATTCACGAAGCGACGCGCTCTGGCGTGCCCTACCACGACCGCGCCGCGTTCGCCGCTGCGGTCGGCGCATGGTCATTCCCGCGCCACTACCTCGATTTCGAGACGATCGCCCATGTGGTTCCTCCCTGGGCCGGCACCCGGCCTTACCAAGCCGTCCCGTTCCAATTTTCGTGTCACGTTGAAGAGGCCGACGGCGCGCTCACGCATGCCGGCTTCCTCGACTTGTCAGGCGATGATCCGAGCCGCGCCTGCGCCGAGGCTCTGATCGACTGCATCGGCGATGAGGGAGCAATCATCACCTACAATGTCGCCTTTGAACGCGGTTGCATCACCGGTCTAGCTGCCAGGTTTCCGGACCTCAGCGACGCGCTGATGGCCCGTGCTGAGCGTCTCGTCGACGCGCTCCCGCTTGTTCGAGCGCACTACTATCACCGCGACATGAGGGGATCGTACTCCATCAAGGCGGTGCTCCCGGTGGTGGCGCCGCATCTCTCCTACTCGGACCTGGAGGGTGTGCGGGATGGGCAGGGCGCGCAGATCGCATATCTTGAAGCCACCGCGCCGGAAACGACGCTGCAACGCCGAGTCCAGCTGCATGGCCAGCTCAGCAGCTATTGTGGGCTCGATACCCTGGCCATGGTCGAGCTGGTGCGGGCGCTTTCGGCATGA
- a CDS encoding DUF3883 domain-containing protein, whose translation MPIVLTTNDVVLNPDHAWNDITGVQYHYPNQYKNKIRTGEPFVYYRGVHWKDGPRGQAEYFGRGRIGEIRQDPATTGSSRPSWFCTIEDYVPFTPPVPAKPDGVFYEQIAPNMWRNGVRTLDQDVFERIVAAAGRPTGTSAPTIVPQPATPQAADNLIVPRGKTVGGGPNGGYRKSKRAKEVGDWAERAALAFIRHTLGPATLVHRAAEGERPGWDIDYVDSSGELQRVEVKGTVSAAFTSIDFTAGELRAAQTHGDKFWLYLVANCLTDRAQVQAIQNPAARLAEGDWTARPILFNILLG comes from the coding sequence ATGCCGATTGTCCTGACCACCAACGACGTTGTTCTCAATCCCGACCACGCCTGGAACGACATCACGGGCGTCCAGTATCACTACCCCAATCAGTACAAGAACAAGATCCGGACGGGCGAACCATTCGTCTACTACCGCGGCGTTCACTGGAAGGATGGTCCTCGCGGCCAGGCCGAATACTTTGGTCGCGGCCGGATCGGGGAAATCCGGCAAGATCCTGCAACAACGGGGAGTTCGCGGCCGTCCTGGTTCTGCACCATTGAAGACTATGTGCCGTTTACACCGCCCGTCCCCGCCAAGCCGGATGGCGTCTTCTACGAGCAGATCGCCCCAAACATGTGGCGCAACGGCGTCCGCACCCTCGATCAGGACGTGTTTGAACGGATTGTCGCGGCCGCCGGACGCCCGACGGGCACAAGCGCCCCGACCATCGTTCCACAGCCAGCCACGCCGCAAGCCGCCGATAACCTGATCGTACCCAGAGGCAAAACTGTGGGCGGCGGACCCAATGGTGGCTACCGGAAATCCAAGCGCGCTAAGGAAGTTGGCGATTGGGCTGAACGCGCCGCCCTCGCCTTCATTCGTCATACTCTGGGCCCAGCAACTTTGGTGCACCGAGCCGCCGAGGGCGAAAGGCCGGGCTGGGACATCGACTATGTCGACTCATCCGGTGAACTGCAGCGCGTCGAGGTGAAAGGAACCGTGTCCGCAGCCTTCACCAGCATCGACTTCACCGCCGGCGAACTTCGTGCGGCCCAAACTCATGGCGATAAATTCTGGCTCTATCTTGTGGCAAATTGTTTGACCGATCGCGCGCAGGTGCAGGCAATCCAGAACCCTGCCGCGCGCCTCGCTGAGGGTGATTGGACGGCCAGGCCAATCCTCTTCAATATTCTGCTCGGATGA